In one Nicotiana sylvestris chromosome 8, ASM39365v2, whole genome shotgun sequence genomic region, the following are encoded:
- the LOC104231335 gene encoding cytochrome P450 87A3, with protein sequence MISVGICIGAFLLIIIIHWVYNWRNPRCNGKLPPGSMGWPLLGETIQFFAPNTSSDIAPFVKDRMQRYGPIFRTSVVGRPVIVSTDPDLNYFIFQQEGQLFQSWYPDTFTEIFGRQNVGSLHGFMYKYLKNMVLNLFGPESLKKMMPEVEEAAKNKLKRWSGQTSVEMKEATANMIFDLTAKKLISYDSENSSENLRESFVAFIQGLISFPIDIPGTAYHKCLQGRKKAMKMLKTLLEERRAKPRKEQSDFFDYVLEELQRKDTILTEAIALDLMFVLLFASFETTSLAITLATKFLHDHPLALKELTEEHEAIIRRRENPASGLTWKEYKSMKFTFQVINETVRLANIVPAIFRKALRDVNFKGYTIPAGWAIMVCPPAVHLNPAKYQDPLEFNPWRWEGVELNGASRNFMAFGGGMRFCVGTDFTKVQMAVFLHSLVTKYRWETIQGGDTLRTPGLQFPNGYHIRLSEKDEKIQ encoded by the exons ATGATATCAGTGGGTATTTGCATTGGAGCTTTTCTTCTTATAATCATTATACATTGGGTTTACAACTGGAGGAATCCCAGATGCAATGGAAAACTCCCACCAGGTTCAATGGGCTGGCCATTACTTGGTGAGACCATTCAGTTCTTTGCCCCCAATACATCATCAGATATTGCCCCCTTTGTGAAGGACAGGATGCAAAG GTATGGGCCGATTTTTCGAACTAGCGTGGTGGGACGTCCTGTTATAGTATCTACAGACCCCGACCTAAATTACTTCATCTTTCAGCAAGAGGGACAGTTGTTTCAGAGCTGGTATCCGGATACATTCACTGAGATATTTGGAAGGCAGAATGTAGGTTCCTTGCATGGTTTTATGTACAAGTACTTGAAGAACATGGTACTAAACCTTTTTGGTCCTGAAAGTCTGAAAAAGATGATGCCTGAGGTTGAAGAGGCAGCGAAAAATAAATTGAAGAGGTGGTCAGGTCAGACAAGTGTAGAGATGAAGGAAGCAACTGCTAAT ATGATATTTGATCTAACTGCAAAAAAGCTAATCAGCTATGATTCTGAGAACTCATCGGAAAATCTGCGAGAAAGTTTTGTAGCTTTTATACAGGGATTGATTTCCTTCCCTATTGACATTCCCGGAACTGCCTATCACAAGTGCTTACAG GGAAGAAAGAAGGCAATGAAGATGCTAAAGACACTGCTAGAGGAAAGAAGAGCAAAGCCTAGGAAGGAACAAAGTGATTTCTTTGATTATGTCTTAGAAGAACTTCAAAGGAAGGACACAATCCTCACCGAGGCAATAGCTCTAGATTTGATGTTTGTACTGCTCTTTGCCAGCTTCGAGACCACCTCTCTGGCTATAACTTTAGCCACTAAATTTCTTCACGACCATCCATTGGCTTTAAAAGAATTAACA GAGGAACATGAGGCGATAATTAGAAGAAGGGAAAATCCAGCTTCTGGACTTACATGGAAAGAATATAAATCAATGAAATTCACATTTCAG GTTATTAATGAAACAGTCAGACTGGCAAATATTGTTCCAGCAATTTTCCGAAAAGCACTAAGAGATGTCAACTTCAAAG GGTACACCATTCCAGCTGGTTGGGCGATTATGGTTTGTCCTCCGGCTGTGCACTTAAACCCTGCCAAATATCAAGATCCCCTTGAATTCAATCCATGGAGATGGGAG GGAGTAGAACTGAATGGAGCTTCTCGAAATTTCATGGCTTTTGGAGGTGGTATGAGATTTTGTGTTGGTACAGATTTCACAAAGGTGCAGATGGCTGTCTTTCTCCACTCCCTCGTGACCAAATACAG GTGGGAAACAATACAAGGAGGAGACACACTGCGGACTCCTGGTCTACAATTTCCCAACGGTTACCACATTAGGCTCTCGGAAAAAGATGAGAAGatacaatag